A single genomic interval of Procambarus clarkii isolate CNS0578487 unplaced genomic scaffold, FALCON_Pclarkii_2.0 HiC_scaffold_1358, whole genome shotgun sequence harbors:
- the LOC138362156 gene encoding ribonuclease H-like produces the protein MSEQDQIIIYVDGACRGNPGKGGWGALIKVNDEEEQVLYGGKHATTNNQMELTAAIKALEYCHEESEIVIHSDSNYVIKGITEWVHNWIKKDWHGVKNVELWQSLFEVSQRRNVQWKWVKGHSGNRGNDIADALANLGIDELGR, from the coding sequence ATGTCCGAACAAGATCAGATTATAATTTACGTTGACGGTGCGTGTCGTGGAAACCCTGGTAAGGGTGGATGGGGCGCATTGATCAAAGTTAATGATGAAGAAGAACAAGTGTTGTATGGTGGTAAGCATGCCACCACTAACAATCAGATGGAGTTGACGGCTGCTATTAAAGCATTAGAGTATTGTCATGAAGAATCAGAGATAGTAATTCATTCAGACTCTAACTACGTCATCAAAGGCATTACAGAGTGGGTTCACAATTGGATTAAAAAAGATTGGCATGGTGTCAAAAATGTTGAGCTATGGCAGAGTCTATTTGAAGTTTCCCAACGTCGCAATGTTCAATGGAAGTGGGTTAAAGGTCATTCCGGTAATCGCGGGAATGATATTGCTGATGCCCTTGCCAATTTGGGCATTGATGAATTAGGCCGATAA